From Deltaproteobacteria bacterium, a single genomic window includes:
- a CDS encoding O-antigen ligase family protein, whose amino-acid sequence MHIKQGLSFSQSLAKKLGVAWWYGLMAFHLYNLFFNSARTSIVYPLLLASACWLIWRRKIHARFFLDPVGGALVIFLGVGILSNVANDRPATDLMQAVWFLYPYYWGKYLVSSNAMRPEAFCRMFIAFATIFAMAFIFGHYALGLDSLAGKDFIRSDGRFVFTFKYPVRVGLYLGTAVLFCLHFLMERGLMSREGWLWAVDAVCLFPFCILKSQDRTTFALLGAWVTALLVSYRKVRLLIVLGFVGAALVLSLGLTDRMLVRPADFWSSPAMLYRYSFWEVSLRLFCEQPLLGHGYGSFSDLYRPYVDEHRETLLFTDIDPDETATHNMNLSLLAQTGLLGFLAMNAAFFFTIWGFWRYRSRDPILWVLMLTVAYYYMAMQMNVFLHSHHSNKLVFLVMGLVGGRLFSGTGNGGGLKQDDPNLA is encoded by the coding sequence ATGCACATCAAGCAAGGTCTTTCGTTCTCCCAAAGCTTAGCCAAAAAATTAGGGGTCGCTTGGTGGTATGGCCTGATGGCCTTCCATCTCTACAATCTTTTCTTCAACAGTGCCCGTACATCTATCGTCTACCCGTTGCTTTTGGCCTCAGCTTGTTGGCTCATTTGGCGGAGAAAAATCCATGCTCGATTTTTCCTTGATCCCGTCGGTGGGGCCTTGGTGATCTTTCTTGGGGTAGGCATCCTGAGCAATGTCGCGAACGACAGGCCTGCGACCGATCTGATGCAGGCGGTCTGGTTTTTGTACCCATATTATTGGGGGAAATACCTCGTCTCCAGTAACGCCATGCGTCCCGAGGCCTTCTGTAGGATGTTCATAGCCTTTGCCACGATTTTTGCCATGGCCTTTATCTTCGGCCATTACGCCCTCGGCCTTGATAGCCTGGCAGGAAAGGATTTCATCCGTTCCGATGGACGATTTGTCTTTACCTTCAAGTATCCGGTTCGGGTAGGGTTGTATCTTGGAACGGCGGTGTTGTTTTGTCTACATTTTCTCATGGAGCGTGGACTGATGTCGAGGGAAGGCTGGCTCTGGGCCGTTGATGCGGTATGCCTGTTCCCGTTTTGCATTCTGAAAAGCCAGGATCGGACGACCTTCGCCCTTCTAGGGGCTTGGGTAACGGCATTGCTGGTCTCCTACCGCAAGGTTCGCCTGCTGATCGTTCTGGGATTCGTCGGCGCCGCGCTCGTGCTCAGCCTCGGCTTGACGGATCGAATGCTTGTACGACCGGCGGATTTTTGGTCTTCCCCGGCCATGCTCTACCGCTACTCTTTCTGGGAAGTTTCCCTCCGTCTTTTTTGTGAGCAGCCCCTTCTCGGCCATGGATACGGATCGTTTAGTGATCTCTATCGACCCTATGTCGATGAACATCGCGAAACATTGTTATTCACCGACATAGACCCCGACGAGACGGCTACCCACAACATGAATCTTTCCCTGCTGGCCCAGACGGGCCTTTTGGGTTTCTTGGCCATGAACGCGGCATTTTTTTTCACCATTTGGGGCTTTTGGCGATACAGGTCCAGGGACCCGATATTATGGGTGCTCATGCTCACGGTGGCCTACTATTACATGGCCATGCAGATGAATGTTTTTTTGCACAGCCATCACTCCAACAAGCTAGTTTTTTTGGTCATGGGCCTGGTCGGGGGAAGGCTGTTTTCCGGGACTGGGAATGGAGGCGGTTTGAAGCAGGACGATCCAAATTTGGCTTGA